A section of the Pan paniscus chromosome 11, NHGRI_mPanPan1-v2.0_pri, whole genome shotgun sequence genome encodes:
- the ANGPTL2 gene encoding angiopoietin-related protein 2, with amino-acid sequence MRPLCVTCWWLGLLAATGAAAGQEDGFEGTEEGSPREFIYLNRYKRAGESQDKCTYTFIVPQQRVTGAICVNSKEPEVLLENRVHKQELELLNNELLKQKRQIETLQQLVEVDGGIVSEVKLLRKESRNMNSRVTQLYMQLLHEIIRKRDNALELSQLENRILNQTADMLQLASKYKDLEHKYQHLATLAHNQSEIIAQLEEHCQRVPSARPVPQPPPAAPPRVYQPPTYNRIINQISTNEIQSDQNLKVLPPPLPTMPTLTSLPSSTDKPSGPWRDCLQALEDGHDTSSIYLVKPENTNRLMQVWCDQRHDPGGWTVIQRRLDGSVNFFRNWETYKQGFGNIDGEYWLGLENIYWLTNQGNYKLLVTMEDWSGRKVFAEYASFRLEPESEYYKLRLGRYHGNAGDSFTWHNGKQFTTLDRDHDVYTGNCAHYQKGGWWYNACAHSNLNGVWYRGGHYRSRYQDGVYWAEFRGGSYSLKKVVMMIRPNPNTFH; translated from the exons ATGAGGCCACTGTGCGTGACATGCTGGTGGCTCGGACTGCTGGCTGCCACGGGAGCTGCTGCAGGCCAGGAGGATGGTTTTGAGGGCACTGAGGAGGGCTCGCCAAGAGAGTTCATTTACCTAAACAGGTACAAGCGGGCGGGCGAGTCCCAGGACAAGTGCACCTACACCTTCATTGTGCCCCAGCAGCGGGTCACGGGTGCCATCTGCGTCAACTCCAAGGAGCCTGAGGTGCTTCTGGAGAACCGAGTGCATAAGCAGGAGCTAGAGCTGCTCAACAATGAGCTGCTCAAGCAGAAGCGGCAGATCGAGACACTGCAGCAGCTGGTGGAGGTGGACGGCGGCATTGTGAGCGAGGTGAAGCTGCTGCGCAAGGAGAGCCGCAACATGAACTCGCGGGTCACGCAGCTCTACATGCAGCTCCTGCATGAGATCATCCGCAAGCGGGACAACGCATTGGAGCTCTCCCAGCTGGAGAACAGGATCCTGAACCAGACAGCCGACATGCTGCAGCTGGCCAGCAAGTACAAGGACCTGGAGCACAAGTACCAGCACCTGGCCACACTGGCCCACAACCAATCAGAGATCATCGCGCAGCTTGAGGAGCACTGCCAGAGGGTGCCCTCGGCCAGGCCCGTCCCCCAGCCACCCCCCGCTGCCCCGCCCCGGGTCTACCAACCACCCACCTACAACCGCATCATCAACCAGATCTCTACCAACGAGATCCAGAGTGACCAGAACCTGAAGGTGCTGCCACCCCCTCTGCCCACTATGCCCACTCTCACCAGCCTCCCATCTTCCACCGACAAGCCGTCGG GCCCATGGAGAGACTGCCTGCAGGCCCTGGAGGATGGCCACGACACCAGCTCCATCTACCTGGTGAAGCCGGAGAACACCAACCGCCTCATGCAGGTGTGGTGCGACCAGAGACATGACCCCGGGGGCTGGACCGTCATCCAGAGACGCCTGGATGGCTCTGTTAACTTCTTCAGGAACTGGGAGACGTACAAG CAAGGGTTTGGGAACATTGACGGCGAATACTGGCTGGGCCTGGAGAACATTTACTGGCTGACGAACCAAGGCAACTACAAACTCCTGGTGACCATGGAGGACTGGTCCGGCCGCAAAGTCTTTGCAGAATACGCCAGTTTCCGCCTGGAACCTGAGAGCGAGTATTATAAGCTGCGGCTGGGGCGCTACCATGGCAATGCGGGTGACTCCTTTACATGGCACAACGGCAAGCAGTTCACCACCCTGGACAGAGATCATGATGTCTACACAG GAAACTGTGCCCACTACCAGAAGGGAGGCTGGTGGTATAACGCCTGTGCCCACTCCAACCTCAACGGGGTCTGGTACCGCGGGGGCCATTACCGGAGCCGCTACCAGGACGGAGTCTACTGGGCTGAGTTCCGAGGAGGCTCTTACTCACTCAAGAAAGTGGTGATGATGATCCGACCGAACCCCAACACCTTCCACTAA